TGGGCTTTGGCTTGTGCTTATTGGTCCTCCTTGTTTGTTACTTCTGTCGTAATCGAGAGCCTTACGGTTACTCTCCAACATGCTACGCTCTTTCCCTGATTCTCCTCATATTGTTCACATTTCTAGCAATGTACACATATCTCTCTTTTCCTCTCTTTTGCTGGTTTCCCCTTTAGTTGGATCTGTATTGCCGATTACATCATTACAATGTCTTTCTGCATTAACAGGATTGGATGTGCAATTCTTTATATTGGGCAAGGAAGTTTTCACCACAGCACGACACTGACATCGCAATATGTTGTGCATCAAGCTGATTCTGCTGTGGATAAACTGAAGAATGTGTCTGATTATCTTGCTCAAGCTAAGCAAGTTGGAATTGATCGTGTTTTTCTCCCTTCTAATGTGCAAACTGATATTGATGAAGTAGAAACAAATATCAATACCTCTGCGGGCACAATTGCGGATAAGACCAAGGAGAACTCAGACAACATACAAGATCTCTTAGATTCTGTGTAATGATCATTGAGTATTAGGTTTTCAAGTCaagtaattttaatattttttgttttgtttttagctCTATAACATGAATGTGGTGACGCTGAAACAGGAGGCTGGCGCTTATCACAATAGCTGCAGTTATGCTAGTCTTGACATTTCTTGGGTTTTGTAAGTCCCTTCTATGTCCCAATTTAGATGCAGAGTTTCTTCTTCTGGTATTAATATATGGTCTTATTTGTTGCTACAGTATTCTCAATTTTTGGGATGCAGATTCTTGTGTATATGTAAGTTTGACATACTTTATAACCTACTGTTTTCTAATCCTGTGATTCTTTGCTGATAAACATGCCTATATTTATCATCATATTTTCTCATGAAACTGACATAAATAATTGCAGCTTGGTATTCGCGGGATGGTTTCTTGTTACTGGCACCCTTATATTGTGTGGCTGCTTCCTTATTCTCCATAAGTAAGTTCCCTCCTCCCACTCCCCCTTGCTTAAAATTTTAATGTCTAGTGTGTTTGATTCCCTGATGGGGAACCTCTTAATTAATTCTGATAAGAGAAAACTCAAATTTAGATCATAATATGAATGTCTGATTGTCATTTTGAAGAGTTGATTTCAGTCCCAAAATCGATTCTGCTGGAAGCAAGAAAGAGCAGCTTCTGCGTtgaacataatcaattctgagatTTTACAACTGAATTTTACATTACTCTTCAAGAATCACTTTTTCATAAAtgtattcaaacataaatcGCTTCACTTTTACTATAATCAATTTTGCCAATATCAATTTCATACAAAATCAATTGTGATAATGCTGATCCAAACACTcatatgtttggatcaacttttagAAGCTACTTACAGAAACTTCTCCCCATAATTTATTTTACCCATAGAATCAATTGCAGagggatttccaaacatgcactaaatgGTTTTGCTGTATATTTGTTGCTCATATTATGTGGAGAAGCTTTTGTGAGTAGTTTATGGTTGTCATCAATTAGGGAGAAACTTTTATTAGTAGCTACTTAGTGTCACAGCTGATTCTTGGGAAAATAAGCTGATACTACCATGCTATCAGCTAATGGTCAGAAATATCTTGGAGAAATTATGTCAAAATTGAAGGTTTGGTAAAATTTTACCACATACTATGTTTAATATCTTTATAGTGTACTTGTTTTGCATTGCTAGTGTAACAGCAGACACTTGTGTAGCCATGGATGAGTGGATTCAGTATCCTGCTGCAAATACTGCTCTGGATGATATTCTGCCCTGTGTGGACAATGCCACTGCACAAGAAACATTTCTACGAAGCAAAGAAGTAACTTCTGAACTAGTGAATTTAGTGAACCAGGTTATAACCAATGTCTCCAACATAAATTTCGCCCCCAATTTCACGCCACTGTTCTACAATCAATCCGGCCCTGTCATGCCGCTCCTCTGCAATCCGTTTCATCCTGACATGACAGATAGACTATGTGACCCTGGTGAAGTGACCCTAAGCAATGCAACACAGGTACATCAATTAACCTTAAAGGCCCTAACATGTTCAATTTTACTAAAATTTATTGTGACAACGCTGATTCAGACACCCACCTAGCTAGAGTGTTTGGTTCCTTGTTGGTGAACCTGAGAATCGATTCTGATAgggtaaaatcaattttggatgaCAATAAAGATGTTTGAGTTATTAATCCATTCTCCTAGAAGCTATAGAGTAGTTTTTGTGTAGAACAGAATCAATTGAGATTTTCCAACTGTATCACAATATTATCCTGCATAAATCACTTTTCTCCTaaaagtatccaaacataaatcacatcatTTTCAACTCACGTTTATCATAAAAAAGTTACAGAAATCAATTATGGACAATGCTGATCCAAACAGGCTTTTAATGTTGGTGTTGATCATAGTTTCTAATTAATGCAGGTGTATGGCAACTTTGTGTGCCAAGTTTCACCCTCAGATATTTGCACAACACAAGGGCGTTTGACACCAACCTTCTATAATCAGATATCCACAGGAATAAACGTGGGAAACGCCTTGTATAGTTATGCTCCTTCTTTGGTTGAGTTACAAGACTGCACCTTTGTTCGTGAAACTTTCAGTGACATTTCAAGGGAGCATTGTCCTGGTCTACGACGTTATAGTAAATGGATCTATGCTGGATTGGTGATGGTTTCCTTTGCTGTGATGTTCTCCTTGATCTTCTGGGTTGTGTATGGAAGAGAACGAAGATATCGTCTAtatacaaaagaaacaaaagagtTAACACCAGTACCAGGACGAGCACCATCAACTTCACGAGCATTAGTACTAAATCCATGAAGGAGACAAGTAGAATTAAATTAAGCGAACTTGTTGATGTTGTTACTGGAAGTAGGGTGGATAATGTGGTAGCTCTTTTCAGTGTTGGGTGTATAATGTGGTAGATTCTTTGTTATGACACTAGTACAATTTTTTAATGGAATGTCATTATTTTGAAAAAGGAATCACAGAGAAGGAACAAAGGAAGGAACACTCCCAAAATTAATATCCTGTGGGAGCATGTGGGGCAATATTATGAGACCAATCTCTTCTTGCATGTTGGGCGGCGCTTTGTTTGGAGCCAGCTCACTATCATCACAGAGCCCAACATGTTTCATAAAGTTTTCCTTTGATTttagaaataataaattttcagtAATTTTCACATACATTTCTTTTACATACTGTTTGGTTCAaatgaggggaggggagggattttaatgGAGGGGAGGGAAGGGGAGGGGAaaggaggggagggattttaatacttattacgtttggttcataggaggggaggggagggaaaatAATTTGGTTCATGAGGGAAGGaagatattttataattaaaattacttttatactcttttatatatatacttGAATTACCAAATGCCAATTTGAGGGTAGTGAATTATCACGAAGGCAGGGTGGGTCATGGACATTTGTGGACTTATAAAAGATCAAAACTTAGTTTTGTGAGGTTCGGTTTTCATCTTGCAGAGACTTTGACCCAGGGAAAAAAAATAATCGCAAGACACCAATTTGATGATGGCAGCACGATCCTCATATGTATTTTGTCATGAATTGAAGCGCGATGTGTTCCTCAGCTTCAGAAGTGAAGATATGCGCATGGGTTTTGCTCCGCATCTCTACAGTTGTCTTaattgaagaagaaaggaaaaaaaagatgaaataaAGGAGGAAAACCCTAGgataaaatattagaatttttagatttgtgcagggttatttttgtcagaaatttatttcccctcctaattcccccacttttgggggaacaaaaaattgaggttggagggattttgctcccctccatttccctcccctcccctcctaaagtttgaaccaaacaaaatcagattttaaaaatctctcccctcccctcctctcCCCTCCAttctcctccaaccaaacattTTCTTAGTGTAAGACAGTTGTCCTCCTTCGGAGATAATTCTGTTTGAGCTAGGAACATCTAGATCATGGTTGGACTAACTCTTCTAGCGAGGGTTTTTCCATCCAAGAGACTTCACAAATACATTTATGttctatttaaaatataattaaaaaacaataaatatgTATCTATACGGAGCTTCCATTTACGATAACTCTCGTTCTTTAAGTCCGCATTGGTTGATAAACCTTGAGCCCTTGGCTTTAAGTTTATTTCACCATTgggtatttttattttcaacgaGACTTAAATGACGGTTTTACTCATAAGTCCACCAAGCAAATGCTTAATATTTGAAGGACAATGTACCTATCGAGCTATCGTTTATGATAACTCGGCTCAAATGAGGGTCGTACCCACAATTTCATTAAGCGGCTCCATTGGATTTAGAGAAATGTGTATGTGTATCTAATAAGCTACCATTTGTGATAGCCCGGCTGAATGAGGG
This is a stretch of genomic DNA from Lotus japonicus ecotype B-129 chromosome 1, LjGifu_v1.2. It encodes these proteins:
- the LOC130727351 gene encoding uncharacterized protein LOC130727351, which produces MLSYHRPLHFCFLLTFFSLHSSTSFSLSPLQTQLTSAGNEGKALSFSRLEVFAAEPFENSPLPLAAERTRRKDPLNSFNQYLSGWNISDHHYWASAAYTAVPVFIIAAIWFLGFGLCLLVLLVCYFCRNREPYGYSPTCYALSLILLILFTFLAMIGCAILYIGQGSFHHSTTLTSQYVVHQADSAVDKLKNVSDYLAQAKQVGIDRVFLPSNVQTDIDEVETNINTSAGTIADKTKENSDNIQDLLDSVRLALITIAAVMLVLTFLGFLFSIFGMQILVYILVFAGWFLVTGTLILCGCFLILHNVTADTCVAMDEWIQYPAANTALDDILPCVDNATAQETFLRSKEVTSELVNLVNQVITNVSNINFAPNFTPLFYNQSGPVMPLLCNPFHPDMTDRLCDPGEVTLSNATQVYGNFVCQVSPSDICTTQGRLTPTFYNQISTGINVGNALYSYAPSLVELQDCTFVRETFSDISREHCPGLRRYSKWIYAGLVMVSFAVMFSLIFWVVYGRERRYRLYTKETKELTPVPGRAPSTSRALVLNP